The region CCTGGGCCTCGGGCATCAGCAGCGCGCCCGCCTGCGGGTCGTAGCGGGGCACCGACACCAGTGTCTCCACCAGCAGCAGGTGCCGGGGACGTGTCCTGCCCCGGGTGATGGCATACGGGCGGACCCGGGTGCTGCGCATCGTCGGTGTGGAACCGGTGACCACTGCGCTCCTCCTCCTGCCCTCACGCGCCGGGACGTCGTGAGGTCACCGTGCGCCGCATGTCGGCCCGCCGCTGAGGGGTCAGCGCGTGGCCGGCGTTGTCGACGAACTTGGTCATCTCGTAGCCGATGACCTTCATGTCGCAGCCCGGCGCGGTCAGCACGCCGAGCCCCGCCTCCACCCCGATGTCCATGAACAGGAAATAGCCGTCGGTGAGCCGCACGACGATCTGCTCGCACGTGCCCTTGTGGAACATCGTCGCGGCGGCGCGGGCCAGGTTCAACATCCCGCTGGAGATCGCCGCGAGCTGCTCGGCCGCGTCCTGCCCCACCGAGTCCG is a window of Saccharothrix espanaensis DSM 44229 DNA encoding:
- a CDS encoding roadblock/LC7 domain-containing protein, which encodes MTTDHHASPASDFSWLINDFVARVHGVTHALILSADGLSLVASDSVGQDAAEQLAAISSGMLNLARAAATMFHKGTCEQIVVRLTDGYFLFMDIGVEAGLGVLTAPGCDMKVIGYEMTKFVDNAGHALTPQRRADMRRTVTSRRPGA